Genomic window (Leisingera methylohalidivorans DSM 14336):
TGGTGACGAGTTCGCCTTTGGTGGTATTCGGATGAAAGCGCGTTTCACCCCCGGCCATACGCCCGAGCACATGTCCTATTTTCTTTACGATGGCGGGACCGAGACACCATGGGGCGTGCTCTCGGGGGATGCCTTCTTTGTCGACAGCGTCGGGCGGCCGGACCTTTTGGGCGAGGACCAGGCCGAGGAACTGGCCGAGCAGTTGTTCCACACCGTGCGTGACGTCTTCATGGCGTTGTCCGACGATGTGATAATCTACCCCTGTCATGGCGCAGGGTCGGCCTGCGGGCCGGATATTGGCGACCGGATGTCGAGCACTATCGGTTACGAACGCCGGTTCAATGACTATGCCCGGATTGAGGATCTTGACGCCTTCAAGGAGGTGATCCTCGGCGATGCGCCGCCTGTCCCCACCCATTACCCACGTATGAAAAAGGTCAATTCCCAAGGGCCGGAGGTGCTGGGCAACCTGCCCCGCATTGTACCCATGGCCGTGGAGCGTTTCGCCGCAGCCACCGAGGGGGGCGCCCAGGTTCTTGACGTGCGCGACATGATGGATTTCGGCGCCGGTCACGTGCCCGGCAGCCTGAACATCGGAGCGCGGCCCGAGTTGTCCGTCTGGGCCGGGTGGCTGCTTGACCCTGAGAAGCCGATCTATCTGGTCCTGCACGATGATACGGACCTTCCCGGCGTGCTGCGCCTGCTCTGGCGAACGGGTTTCACTAGCTTCGGCGGCTACCTCGCTGGCGGGATGAGCGCCTGGCGCGAGGCGGGGCGGAAGTTTGCGCAGATCCCGCAGATCTCGGT
Coding sequences:
- a CDS encoding MBL fold metallo-hydrolase, producing the protein MTLRFEQILADGVAECSYLLGDDAAHVCAVVDPRPDVEVYLETARRFGMAITHVFETHIHADFLSGARELVERLGGEAKLYVSEEGGAEYGFDHETVRDGDEFAFGGIRMKARFTPGHTPEHMSYFLYDGGTETPWGVLSGDAFFVDSVGRPDLLGEDQAEELAEQLFHTVRDVFMALSDDVIIYPCHGAGSACGPDIGDRMSSTIGYERRFNDYARIEDLDAFKEVILGDAPPVPTHYPRMKKVNSQGPEVLGNLPRIVPMAVERFAAATEGGAQVLDVRDMMDFGAGHVPGSLNIGARPELSVWAGWLLDPEKPIYLVLHDDTDLPGVLRLLWRTGFTSFGGYLAGGMSAWREAGRKFAQIPQISVHELKEAEGLTPLDVRKPDEWQGGHVPGATHAFLGELRGKLSDLDRSTPYATYCASGFRASIAASILKKNGFAQVRNVPGSWKAWQAVGYAAEQPK